In Halarcobacter bivalviorum, a genomic segment contains:
- the purE gene encoding 5-(carboxyamino)imidazole ribonucleotide mutase: MSKPLVGIIMGSDSDLPVMSAAAEMCEKFGIEYEVTIVSAHRTPERLVNYATGAEKRGLRVIVAGAGGAAHLPGMVASMTALPVVGVPVKGSNLEGMDSLLSIVQMPGGVPVATVAVNGAKNAGILAAQMIGIKSKEIRKKVAEYKQEMLDEVNAKIEKLDELKYKKYLEQMPKKK; the protein is encoded by the coding sequence ATGAGTAAGCCACTAGTAGGAATTATTATGGGAAGTGACTCTGACTTACCAGTTATGAGTGCTGCCGCAGAGATGTGTGAAAAATTTGGAATTGAATATGAAGTAACAATTGTTTCAGCACATAGAACACCAGAAAGATTAGTTAATTATGCTACTGGTGCAGAAAAAAGAGGTTTAAGAGTTATTGTAGCAGGAGCTGGTGGAGCAGCACACTTACCAGGTATGGTAGCTTCAATGACAGCACTTCCAGTAGTAGGAGTTCCAGTTAAAGGTTCTAACTTAGAAGGAATGGATTCTTTATTATCAATTGTACAAATGCCAGGGGGAGTTCCAGTTGCAACTGTTGCAGTAAATGGAGCTAAAAATGCAGGTATCTTAGCTGCACAAATGATTGGTATTAAATCTAAAGAGATTAGAAAAAAAGTAGCTGAATATAAACAAGAGATGCTAGATGAAGTAAATGCAAAAATTGAAAAACTAGATGAATTA